The Pseudomonas eucalypticola genome has a window encoding:
- a CDS encoding ABC transporter ATP-binding protein — protein sequence MSSDDFAISVQDVSKCFYTYEKPSDRLKQSIVPRLQRFLGDKVTSYGKEFWALRNVSFDVQKGETVGIVGRNGSGKSTLLQIICGTLMPTTGQIATQGRIAALLELGSGFNPEFSGRENVYLNGAVLGLSKDEIDDRFDAIAGFADIGEFIDQPVKAYSSGMAVRLAFAVQAQVDPEILIVDEALSVGDARFQAKCFERLRQLKENGTSILLVTHASEQVVTHCNRAILLDRSRVEMIGSSRPVVNRYLDILFGREKRPEALSPPDADTLSTEARELSPADPVLDFNTDVFSTRIGYNPHEYRWGDGGATILDYHLSANGREFPNSVESGEEVVLQVAVRFNRMIVNPILGFTLKTKEGVTVYGTNSFMLECDGVQSIGAAGSHAKACLRFAARLGSGDFFISLGLASREGEEIVPHDRRYDSLHFVVAPTPKLLGLIDLAVSMEIDQVNENV from the coding sequence ATGTCCTCTGATGACTTCGCGATCAGCGTCCAAGATGTCTCGAAGTGCTTCTACACCTATGAGAAACCATCAGACCGCTTGAAACAATCCATTGTGCCGAGGCTGCAACGGTTCCTCGGCGACAAGGTGACCAGCTACGGCAAAGAGTTCTGGGCGCTGCGCAATGTTTCATTCGATGTACAGAAAGGTGAGACCGTCGGCATCGTTGGCAGAAACGGTTCGGGCAAGTCGACCTTGCTTCAAATCATTTGCGGCACGTTGATGCCCACCACTGGCCAGATAGCGACTCAGGGCAGAATTGCCGCACTGCTGGAACTGGGGTCGGGTTTCAACCCCGAGTTCAGTGGCCGTGAAAACGTGTACCTCAATGGCGCCGTGCTTGGTTTGAGCAAAGACGAAATTGATGACCGCTTCGATGCGATTGCCGGCTTCGCTGACATTGGCGAGTTCATCGATCAACCCGTCAAAGCCTATTCCAGTGGTATGGCGGTGCGGTTGGCCTTCGCCGTCCAGGCCCAGGTGGACCCCGAGATCCTCATCGTCGACGAAGCACTTTCCGTCGGTGATGCGCGCTTCCAAGCCAAATGCTTCGAGCGCTTGAGGCAACTGAAGGAAAACGGCACCAGCATTCTGCTGGTAACCCACGCCAGCGAGCAGGTCGTTACCCATTGCAACCGGGCCATCCTGCTGGATCGTAGCCGAGTGGAAATGATCGGTAGCTCACGACCGGTCGTGAACCGTTACCTGGACATCCTGTTCGGGCGGGAGAAACGTCCCGAGGCGCTCAGCCCTCCCGACGCTGACACGCTTAGCACGGAAGCCCGCGAGCTCAGCCCTGCAGACCCTGTGCTGGATTTCAATACCGACGTTTTCTCGACAAGGATTGGGTACAATCCCCATGAGTATCGCTGGGGTGACGGGGGCGCAACCATCCTCGACTACCACCTTTCGGCCAACGGTCGTGAGTTTCCCAATAGCGTGGAATCAGGTGAAGAGGTTGTGCTCCAGGTAGCTGTGCGCTTCAACCGTATGATCGTCAATCCCATCCTGGGCTTTACCCTCAAGACCAAGGAGGGGGTGACCGTCTACGGCACCAACTCTTTCATGCTGGAGTGTGACGGCGTGCAGAGCATAGGTGCCGCCGGCAGCCACGCCAAGGCATGCCTGCGGTTTGCCGCGCGACTGGGTTCAGGCGACTTTTTCATTTCGCTGGGACTGGCTTCCCGCGAAGGAGAGGAGATCGTGCCGCACGACCGGCGCTATGACTCACTGCACTTCGTAGTAGCACCAACACCTAAATTGCTCGGCCTGATTGATCTGGCTGTCTCAATGGAAATTGATCAGGTGAATGAGAATGTTTGA
- a CDS encoding polysaccharide biosynthesis protein: MDKLRAYLLALPRRTKRLLQVGTDVLLVWAALWLAFMVRLGIEDMYNPWRVHFWLFLCAPVVAIPLFIRFGMYRAVMRYFGNDALVAIVKAVSLSSLILAVVVYWYSNHEVVVPRSIIFNYWWLSLVIIGGLRLGMRQYFMGDWFTSVNYVPFRTRDEGLTKVAIYGAGVAGNQLVAALRMGRVMRPVAFIDDDSSIADRVISGLQVFKPKHIQQMIDVTGAQELLLALPSTTRARRREILGFLEGFPLHVRSVPNFTDLASGRVKVDDIQEVDIADLLGRDAVPAQDDLLEHCVKGKAVMVTGAGGSIGSELCRQILSLQPRLLVLFEHSEFNLYTIITELEQRQNREAFNVKLLPILGSVRHPAKLLDVMTTWGIDTVYHAAAYKHVPMVEHNIAEGVLNNVIGTLNTAQAALQVGVANFVLISTDKAVRPTNIMGSTKRLAEMTLQALSRELAPVLYGDPANVARVNKTRFTMVRFGNVLGSSGSVIPLFYKQIRTGGPLTVTHPKITRYFMTIPEAAQLVIQAGSMGRGGDVFVLDMGEPVRIAELAEKMVHLSGLSVRSERNPQGDISIEFTGLRPGEKLYEELLIGDNVEATRHPMIMSAREDHLHWDLLKERFAQLLAALDADDYATVRQLLRETVSGYAPDGDIVDWIYQQQRSDL, encoded by the coding sequence ATGGACAAATTAAGAGCTTACTTGCTTGCATTGCCAAGGCGCACCAAGCGACTACTCCAGGTGGGGACAGATGTCCTTCTGGTTTGGGCGGCTCTGTGGCTGGCGTTCATGGTCCGACTCGGCATAGAGGACATGTACAATCCGTGGCGCGTCCATTTCTGGCTGTTCCTGTGTGCGCCAGTGGTTGCCATCCCGTTGTTCATTCGCTTCGGCATGTACCGTGCCGTGATGCGCTATTTCGGCAATGATGCGTTGGTCGCCATCGTCAAAGCCGTCAGTTTGTCCTCTCTGATCCTGGCGGTAGTTGTCTATTGGTACAGCAATCATGAAGTCGTGGTCCCTCGCTCCATCATCTTCAATTATTGGTGGTTGAGCCTTGTCATCATCGGTGGCCTGCGCCTGGGGATGCGGCAATACTTTATGGGCGACTGGTTCACGTCGGTCAACTACGTCCCGTTTCGGACACGTGATGAAGGACTGACCAAGGTCGCGATTTACGGTGCCGGGGTAGCAGGCAACCAATTAGTCGCCGCCCTGCGCATGGGGCGGGTGATGCGCCCCGTGGCATTTATCGATGACGATAGCAGCATCGCTGACCGGGTCATCTCCGGGCTTCAGGTGTTCAAGCCCAAACATATCCAGCAAATGATCGATGTTACCGGCGCTCAGGAGTTGCTGCTGGCGCTGCCGTCGACCACTCGTGCTCGGCGCAGGGAGATTCTGGGCTTTCTCGAGGGCTTTCCCCTGCATGTGCGCAGTGTTCCCAACTTCACTGACCTCGCCAGCGGGCGGGTCAAGGTCGATGATATCCAGGAAGTGGATATCGCCGACCTGCTGGGACGCGATGCGGTGCCTGCCCAAGACGATTTGCTCGAGCATTGTGTCAAGGGCAAGGCTGTCATGGTTACCGGCGCGGGAGGGTCCATCGGCTCGGAGCTTTGTCGGCAAATCTTGTCGCTCCAGCCCCGCTTGCTCGTCCTGTTCGAACACAGCGAATTCAACCTTTACACCATCATCACTGAATTGGAGCAGCGTCAGAACCGCGAGGCATTCAATGTAAAGCTGCTTCCAATCCTGGGCTCGGTCCGTCATCCCGCCAAGTTGCTGGATGTGATGACAACCTGGGGTATCGATACCGTTTATCATGCAGCTGCTTATAAACATGTTCCCATGGTCGAGCACAACATCGCGGAGGGTGTGCTGAACAATGTCATCGGCACGCTGAACACTGCGCAAGCAGCCTTGCAGGTAGGGGTTGCCAACTTCGTGCTTATTTCCACTGATAAGGCTGTCAGGCCGACGAACATCATGGGGAGCACCAAGCGACTCGCCGAAATGACGTTGCAGGCGCTCAGCAGGGAACTGGCACCGGTATTGTACGGTGATCCTGCCAACGTAGCGCGCGTCAACAAAACCCGCTTCACCATGGTTCGCTTTGGCAATGTGCTTGGGTCGTCAGGCTCCGTCATTCCGTTGTTTTACAAGCAAATCAGGACAGGTGGCCCCCTGACGGTCACGCACCCCAAAATCACTCGCTACTTCATGACCATTCCAGAAGCCGCTCAACTGGTGATCCAGGCGGGATCCATGGGGCGGGGCGGTGACGTGTTCGTGCTCGACATGGGGGAGCCGGTCCGCATTGCCGAGCTTGCGGAAAAAATGGTCCACCTCTCAGGTCTCAGCGTACGCTCCGAACGTAACCCTCAAGGCGATATCTCCATCGAGTTTACCGGCCTGCGGCCTGGAGAAAAGCTGTACGAAGAGTTGCTGATAGGCGACAACGTAGAGGCCACCCGCCACCCAATGATCATGAGTGCTCGCGAGGACCACCT
- a CDS encoding ABC transporter permease, which translates to MNPHLAPPSSPISMVRSLWTNRQLIGQMTKREVIGRYRGSVMGLAWSFFNPVLMLAVYTFVFSEIFNSRWAGMDPGKGGFAILLFVGMIVHGVFAECANRSPSLIMSNANYVKKVLFPIEILPVISLGSAIFHGCISLIVLLLAQLALAHTLCWTAVFFPLVLIPLILGTLGISWLLASLGVYLRDVGQIIGVLTTVLMFLSPVLYPIASLPEVYRPWMQLNPLTYIIEESRSVLLMGNLPQWDHLVVAMLVGVVMAAAGFWLFQKTRKGFADVL; encoded by the coding sequence ATGAATCCGCATCTCGCCCCCCCATCAAGCCCAATCAGCATGGTGCGCAGCCTGTGGACCAACAGGCAACTGATTGGGCAAATGACCAAGCGAGAGGTCATTGGACGGTATCGCGGCTCAGTCATGGGCCTGGCCTGGTCATTCTTCAACCCGGTCTTGATGCTGGCCGTTTATACCTTCGTCTTCTCGGAAATTTTCAACTCTCGCTGGGCGGGCATGGACCCTGGCAAAGGCGGTTTCGCCATACTGCTCTTCGTCGGCATGATCGTGCACGGGGTGTTCGCAGAGTGCGCCAACCGCTCGCCGTCCCTGATCATGTCCAACGCCAACTACGTGAAGAAAGTGCTGTTCCCTATCGAAATACTGCCGGTCATCTCTCTCGGCTCGGCGATTTTCCACGGCTGCATCAGCCTCATCGTGCTGTTGCTGGCACAACTGGCGCTCGCCCATACACTCTGCTGGACCGCCGTGTTCTTCCCGCTCGTACTGATCCCGTTGATTCTGGGGACCCTGGGCATCAGCTGGCTGCTCGCGTCGTTGGGCGTGTACCTGCGTGACGTGGGGCAAATCATCGGGGTATTGACGACCGTCCTCATGTTCTTGTCTCCGGTACTCTACCCCATCGCCTCCCTTCCAGAGGTCTACCGCCCCTGGATGCAACTCAACCCGCTCACTTACATCATCGAGGAAAGCCGCAGCGTGTTGCTGATGGGCAATCTTCCGCAGTGGGATCATCTGGTCGTGGCCATGTTGGTAGGCGTGGTAATGGCCGCAGCGGGCTTCTGGCTCTTTCAAAAAACTCGCAAGGGGTTTGCCGATGTCCTCTGA
- a CDS encoding DegT/DnrJ/EryC1/StrS family aminotransferase — protein sequence MSNIPLFSAKAVNAGLDFQTPINTVLNRHWYIMGEEVASFEGEFANYVGVSNCISVANGSEALELALKALGVSSDSKVIAVANAGFYSSTAIHAVGATPLYVDIDAALLTLCPQKLREALAQKPAAIIVTHLYGQLANIEEIIAIADAAGVPVLEDCAQAHGARRNGKQAGSFGTIACFSFYPTKNLGALGDGGAIVTNDDTLAGKVRQLRQYGWSSKYTVAVPGGRNSRLDEMQAAILRVKLPHLDQWNAQRRAIAARYNSAFKSLPLQLPASVGEDYVAHLYVVRSDDRTGLAAFLKEQGVTTDIHYPIADHHQPAYQSSCTLPVTESACDQVISFPCFPGLTDEEVGRVIDAVTRFFS from the coding sequence ATGTCGAATATACCTCTTTTTTCTGCAAAAGCCGTTAACGCCGGCCTGGATTTTCAAACGCCTATTAACACGGTATTGAATCGCCATTGGTACATCATGGGCGAAGAGGTGGCGAGCTTCGAGGGGGAGTTTGCCAATTACGTGGGCGTATCAAACTGCATCAGCGTAGCCAACGGTTCCGAGGCCCTCGAACTCGCCTTGAAAGCCCTTGGCGTGAGTAGTGATTCAAAAGTGATAGCGGTTGCCAATGCAGGGTTCTATAGCAGTACAGCGATTCATGCCGTGGGCGCTACCCCACTCTATGTAGACATCGACGCCGCTCTGTTGACCTTGTGCCCACAAAAGCTCCGCGAAGCCTTGGCCCAGAAGCCGGCGGCGATCATCGTCACGCATTTGTACGGTCAACTCGCCAATATCGAAGAGATCATCGCAATAGCTGACGCTGCCGGTGTTCCTGTGCTGGAAGATTGCGCCCAGGCCCACGGCGCTCGTCGCAACGGCAAGCAGGCGGGTAGCTTCGGGACGATTGCGTGTTTCAGTTTTTACCCCACGAAAAACCTCGGCGCGCTGGGCGACGGTGGTGCGATTGTTACCAACGATGACACCCTGGCTGGCAAGGTTCGCCAACTTCGCCAATACGGCTGGTCGAGCAAGTACACCGTTGCAGTGCCAGGTGGCCGCAATAGCCGGCTGGACGAGATGCAGGCCGCCATCTTGCGGGTCAAACTTCCACACCTGGACCAATGGAACGCGCAACGCCGCGCTATCGCAGCACGCTACAACAGTGCGTTCAAGAGCCTGCCGTTGCAGTTGCCGGCTTCGGTCGGTGAGGACTACGTCGCACATCTGTATGTAGTGCGTAGTGATGACCGCACCGGCCTCGCGGCCTTCTTGAAGGAGCAAGGTGTCACTACCGACATCCATTACCCTATCGCTGACCACCATCAACCTGCCTACCAGTCTTCCTGTACCCTGCCGGTTACCGAAAGCGCATGCGATCAGGTAATATCATTCCCTTGTTTCCCTGGCCTTACCGACGAGGAAGTCGGGCGCGTCATCGATGCCGTAACACGGTTTTTTTCATAA
- a CDS encoding glycosyltransferase family 2 protein has product MTSNIAEVAVLLCTFNGEQFLDEQLRSIVQQTHPRWTLYVSDDGSTDATLAILRAYQQRLGAERLVIMNGPRGGFGKNFMSLVGNKSLAADYYAFCDQDDLWFPDKLERGIRALEALPAAEPGLYCSRTRLIDEQRRHIGYSPLFNRSPSFSNALVQSIAGANTMLINDAARNLLCLVDESAPIVAHDWLTYMIVCGCGGTTIFDPTPSIDYRQHSGNLIGANSSIRQRLERLGKMLTGRFSHWSEQNIVALGNIRPFLSPASAHILQQFETARRSPLARRICLMQKAGVYRQTLQGNITLLIAATLNKI; this is encoded by the coding sequence ATGACAAGCAATATCGCAGAGGTCGCGGTTCTGCTCTGCACCTTCAATGGTGAACAGTTTCTAGACGAACAGTTGCGTTCAATCGTGCAGCAGACGCACCCGCGATGGACCCTCTACGTCTCCGACGACGGCTCTACCGATGCAACGCTCGCTATCTTGCGTGCCTATCAGCAGCGCCTTGGCGCCGAACGGCTTGTAATAATGAACGGCCCCAGGGGCGGGTTCGGAAAAAATTTCATGTCCCTGGTCGGCAACAAGAGCCTCGCGGCCGATTATTACGCGTTCTGCGATCAAGACGACTTGTGGTTCCCGGACAAATTGGAGCGCGGCATTCGCGCGTTGGAAGCACTGCCTGCCGCAGAACCTGGCCTGTACTGCTCCCGGACCCGGCTGATCGACGAACAACGTCGGCATATTGGCTATTCTCCGCTCTTCAATCGATCACCAAGCTTCAGCAATGCACTGGTCCAGAGCATCGCCGGCGCCAACACCATGCTCATCAACGATGCTGCACGCAACCTCCTGTGCCTGGTTGATGAGAGTGCCCCGATCGTCGCGCATGACTGGCTGACCTACATGATTGTCTGTGGCTGTGGCGGGACCACTATTTTTGATCCGACCCCATCGATCGATTACCGCCAGCACAGCGGCAATCTGATAGGCGCGAATTCAAGCATCCGCCAGCGTCTGGAGCGCCTGGGGAAGATGCTCACAGGGCGGTTCAGTCATTGGAGCGAACAAAATATTGTCGCGCTGGGGAATATCAGGCCTTTTTTGAGCCCGGCAAGTGCCCATATCTTGCAGCAATTCGAAACAGCCCGAAGAAGCCCACTGGCACGACGGATATGCCTGATGCAGAAAGCCGGTGTATATCGGCAAACGCTACAGGGGAATATCACCTTGCTGATTGCAGCCACCTTGAACAAGATCTGA
- a CDS encoding glycosyltransferase, with translation MFDLEQQGYVLNALTGIWERDDYAGIAYSDGDTTEIKLGKILREASDLSALSSELREHCTDWATLYHLSSARGNILRPFEQYLNSDILEIGAGCGAISRYLGECGGNVLSLEGSPRRAQMAASRTRDLDNVTVLAERFDDFKTDHRFDVITLIGVLEYASMFSNAEDPALGMLERIRSLLKPNGHLFIAIENQLGLKYFAGAPEDHLGVPMYGIEGRYLKGQPKTFGRKELAELIKRAGFAQSEFLSPSPDYKLPNSITTERGLGSRDFDAAALAWQNVKKDPQLPGETFFNLEQAWPVVIDNGLGMDMANSFLIAASQDLQPTVPENVLAYHYSTGRKTSYCKESRFVDTADGIVVKYRRLDSQEAAVASRGFNYILPEQDRYVRGHVLSEDFLDIAATQNWTIDDFGGFVTQYIRALQGLLAQRGESVELNAVDAVLPGIFLDAVPQNIVINDEHTPSLIDIEWEVTSGVSLGHLLMRALLLLIASANPFVASPAMPSRRQFVIGVLKAAGLSVTHRQLDSYVALEAEFQETVTGRAAAEFLDWAPDEPVHQKKPVTRAVMHTKLYCSDAQGTFSEASTATAEVFPGKQTLSFDLSNFEQPLRTIRFDPVDTRISFSINYMRVISHGETLWAWSGRLDELKGVAGLMQVARPDYSGFFLSMDSDPHFELPIDLSTLSAFTHLTLELELVIHTDEHVAQELKQGSHEEVNSPQKDLHAPLQLLLGINKKLNNLLTDREGRIRELTAELDLRQQHGELFESNLNTKGGGADAHPSRSTVADSIVQNLMGEYSRQMSKRITDLLAAKQQLDEHFRQALVIHGNNAELPDGVQLGQQSVMSLIDIAVPGASEDLAENTLLQISAPACNEQVRQLQAEVAALHQQLQQMQIEKDTHIHNLNLHILALARSTSWRITRPLRVSVRGARMINDGAKLLPSIVRRGGGVGATLRKAARVLRAQGVQGVIAHLNWFRNNTSLDLTSLERKETSDRHDYTTWVEHYDTLDDTTRWKLKEQIRLWPKTPVISIIMPVYNPPIALLEEAVASVQNQLYSKWELCIADDASTNPEVAEYLKSVSKKDARIKVSFREKNGHISEASNSALALATGAFVALMDNDDLIAEHALYWIAKTINENPQAGIIYSDEDKIDNNGVRSAPYFKSSWNKFLFRSQNMICHLGAYRRDLVNQLGGFRVGFEGSQDYDLALRCSDAIDPSAIIHIPRVLYHWRMHSGSTALAGNEKPYAALAGVRALDEHLQRIGCAGHTELLPTGMYRVHYEVPSPAPLVSLVIPTKNAHALVKQCIDSIIGLSTYPAYEIILVDNGSDEPASIEYFESLKNVPNVRVVRDDGPFNYSAINNRAVEIANGELVGLINNDIEVITPEWLDEMVAIAMQPGVGAVGARLWYPDDRLQHGGVVVGVGGVAGHSHKYLPKGHHGYFGRAELIQEFSAVTAACLIIKKSIFNEVHGLDEVNLSVAFNDVDFCLRVQEAGYVNVWTPYAELYHHESATRGLEDTPAKKERFTNEVLYMKGRWPKIEQDYTYNPNLTLEHEDFGLAWPPRVTP, from the coding sequence ATGTTTGATCTGGAACAGCAAGGATACGTCCTGAACGCGCTCACCGGCATATGGGAGCGGGACGACTATGCAGGCATCGCCTACAGCGATGGGGACACCACCGAAATCAAGCTTGGGAAGATTCTGCGCGAGGCCAGCGACCTATCGGCGCTCTCTTCTGAATTGCGGGAACACTGCACAGACTGGGCAACGCTTTATCACCTGAGTTCTGCTCGCGGAAACATCCTGCGCCCATTCGAGCAGTATCTGAATAGCGATATTCTGGAAATCGGTGCAGGTTGCGGCGCCATCAGCCGGTATCTCGGGGAGTGCGGGGGCAATGTTCTAAGCCTGGAGGGAAGCCCCCGCCGCGCGCAGATGGCTGCCAGCCGCACGCGCGACCTGGACAATGTCACCGTGTTGGCCGAACGGTTCGATGATTTCAAGACAGATCATCGCTTTGACGTCATCACGCTGATTGGCGTCCTTGAATACGCCAGCATGTTCAGTAATGCCGAAGACCCAGCGCTTGGCATGCTCGAACGTATCCGCAGCCTCCTCAAGCCCAATGGCCATCTGTTCATTGCCATCGAAAACCAGTTAGGGCTGAAATACTTCGCTGGCGCGCCGGAAGACCATTTGGGCGTGCCCATGTACGGCATCGAAGGCCGGTACCTGAAGGGTCAGCCAAAGACCTTTGGCCGCAAGGAACTTGCCGAGCTGATCAAGCGCGCAGGATTCGCGCAGTCTGAATTTCTGTCCCCAAGCCCCGACTACAAGTTACCCAACTCGATCACTACCGAAAGGGGGCTCGGCAGCAGAGACTTCGATGCCGCAGCGTTGGCCTGGCAGAATGTGAAGAAGGACCCGCAACTGCCTGGCGAAACCTTTTTCAACCTTGAGCAGGCGTGGCCCGTCGTGATTGATAACGGGCTGGGCATGGACATGGCTAACTCGTTTCTGATCGCAGCGTCTCAGGACCTTCAGCCAACCGTTCCGGAAAATGTCCTCGCCTACCACTACAGCACTGGTCGGAAGACGTCCTATTGCAAGGAGTCGCGCTTTGTCGATACGGCGGACGGCATCGTGGTCAAATACCGACGCCTCGACTCACAGGAAGCTGCGGTAGCATCGCGCGGTTTCAACTATATCCTGCCGGAACAGGATCGCTACGTACGAGGACATGTTCTCTCGGAAGACTTCCTGGATATCGCCGCCACCCAGAATTGGACCATCGATGATTTCGGCGGCTTCGTCACCCAGTACATCCGCGCCCTCCAGGGCCTGCTTGCCCAACGCGGCGAGTCAGTAGAACTGAACGCCGTGGACGCGGTGCTGCCCGGTATCTTCCTGGACGCCGTACCACAGAATATCGTTATCAATGATGAACACACTCCCTCGCTGATCGACATCGAATGGGAGGTCACCTCGGGGGTGTCCCTTGGTCACCTTCTGATGCGTGCATTGTTGTTGCTGATTGCGTCGGCAAATCCATTCGTCGCCAGCCCAGCGATGCCAAGCCGCCGTCAGTTCGTCATTGGCGTACTCAAGGCGGCTGGGCTTTCGGTCACGCACCGACAGTTGGACAGCTACGTGGCACTGGAGGCTGAGTTCCAGGAAACCGTCACTGGCCGCGCTGCTGCTGAATTCCTGGACTGGGCACCGGACGAGCCCGTTCACCAGAAAAAACCCGTCACCCGGGCGGTGATGCACACCAAACTGTATTGCAGCGATGCGCAGGGCACTTTCTCCGAAGCATCCACGGCAACGGCCGAAGTGTTCCCAGGCAAACAAACGCTCAGCTTCGACCTTTCGAATTTCGAGCAGCCGTTGCGCACCATCCGCTTTGATCCGGTCGACACACGGATTTCCTTCTCGATCAATTACATGCGCGTCATCAGTCACGGCGAGACGCTGTGGGCCTGGAGTGGCCGCCTGGACGAACTGAAAGGCGTCGCTGGCTTGATGCAGGTGGCTCGACCGGATTATTCGGGCTTCTTTCTCAGCATGGACAGCGACCCCCACTTCGAATTGCCAATCGACCTCTCCACCCTGAGTGCCTTCACGCATCTGACCCTTGAGCTGGAGCTCGTCATTCATACCGACGAGCACGTCGCACAAGAGCTGAAACAGGGCAGCCATGAGGAAGTGAATAGCCCTCAGAAAGACCTGCACGCCCCGCTTCAGTTACTGTTGGGCATCAACAAGAAACTCAACAACCTGCTGACTGACCGAGAGGGCCGCATCAGGGAGCTGACAGCCGAGCTGGATCTGCGACAACAGCACGGTGAACTCTTTGAATCGAACCTTAACACCAAGGGTGGGGGTGCAGATGCGCATCCGTCTCGGTCGACGGTTGCCGATTCCATCGTGCAGAACCTCATGGGTGAATACTCCAGGCAGATGAGCAAGCGCATTACAGACCTGCTCGCCGCAAAACAGCAACTTGACGAGCACTTCCGACAAGCGCTTGTCATTCATGGCAACAACGCCGAATTGCCCGACGGTGTGCAACTGGGCCAGCAGAGCGTGATGAGCTTGATAGACATTGCCGTGCCAGGCGCTTCTGAAGACCTCGCGGAAAACACCTTGCTGCAAATCAGCGCGCCTGCGTGTAACGAGCAGGTCCGGCAGTTGCAAGCCGAAGTTGCCGCACTTCATCAACAGTTGCAGCAAATGCAGATCGAAAAGGATACGCATATCCATAATCTGAACCTGCATATCCTTGCGCTGGCCCGGTCCACGAGCTGGCGTATCACCCGACCATTGCGAGTATCCGTGCGCGGCGCCCGCATGATCAACGATGGCGCCAAGCTGCTACCCTCCATCGTTCGCCGCGGTGGCGGCGTCGGTGCCACCCTGCGCAAAGCTGCTCGCGTACTGAGGGCTCAGGGTGTGCAGGGTGTGATCGCACATTTGAACTGGTTTCGGAACAATACCTCGCTGGACCTCACGTCCCTTGAGCGCAAGGAAACCAGCGATCGCCACGACTACACCACGTGGGTCGAGCACTATGACACCCTTGATGACACCACTCGCTGGAAGCTGAAGGAGCAGATTCGCCTGTGGCCGAAAACCCCGGTCATCTCGATAATCATGCCCGTGTACAACCCGCCCATTGCCCTGCTGGAAGAGGCTGTCGCCAGTGTGCAGAACCAGCTCTACAGCAAATGGGAGCTCTGCATTGCCGATGATGCGTCGACGAACCCGGAGGTTGCCGAATACCTCAAGAGCGTAAGCAAGAAAGACGCTCGCATAAAAGTCAGTTTCAGGGAAAAGAACGGCCACATCTCGGAGGCAAGCAATTCGGCCCTGGCGTTGGCGACTGGCGCATTTGTCGCGCTGATGGACAACGATGACTTGATTGCGGAGCACGCGCTCTATTGGATTGCCAAGACGATCAACGAAAATCCCCAGGCCGGCATCATCTACTCGGATGAGGATAAAATTGATAACAATGGCGTCCGTTCAGCGCCTTACTTCAAATCCTCCTGGAACAAGTTCCTGTTCCGCTCGCAGAACATGATTTGTCATTTGGGCGCCTATCGTCGCGACTTGGTCAATCAGCTGGGAGGTTTCCGTGTAGGTTTCGAAGGCTCTCAGGATTACGACCTGGCGCTGCGATGCAGTGATGCGATTGACCCGTCAGCCATTATTCATATTCCTCGCGTCCTCTATCACTGGCGCATGCACTCGGGTAGCACGGCGCTGGCCGGCAATGAAAAACCCTACGCCGCACTGGCCGGCGTACGCGCTCTGGACGAGCATCTGCAACGTATCGGCTGCGCAGGCCATACGGAGTTATTGCCGACAGGCATGTATCGTGTGCATTACGAGGTTCCATCGCCCGCGCCGCTGGTCAGCCTGGTGATACCGACCAAGAACGCCCACGCATTGGTGAAGCAATGCATTGATAGCATCATTGGCCTCTCGACTTACCCCGCCTACGAAATCATTTTGGTAGACAACGGTTCGGACGAGCCCGCTTCAATCGAATACTTCGAATCGTTGAAAAACGTGCCCAATGTGAGAGTCGTCCGCGATGACGGGCCGTTCAATTACTCGGCCATCAACAACCGCGCGGTCGAGATCGCCAATGGGGAGCTTGTCGGCCTGATCAATAATGACATCGAAGTCATCACGCCAGAGTGGCTGGATGAAATGGTGGCAATCGCTATGCAGCCGGGGGTCGGCGCAGTAGGTGCCAGGCTGTGGTACCCCGATGATCGCCTGCAGCATGGTGGCGTTGTCGTGGGCGTGGGTGGCGTTGCAGGCCACTCCCACAAATATCTGCCTAAAGGTCACCATGGCTACTTTGGCCGCGCCGAACTGATTCAGGAGTTCTCGGCGGTAACTGCGGCTTGCCTGATCATCAAAAAGTCGATTTTCAACGAAGTTCATGGCTTGGACGAAGTCAACCTCTCCGTGGCATTCAACGATGTCGATTTTTGCCTGCGCGTTCAGGAAGCCGGCTATGTCAACGTCTGGACCCCGTACGCAGAGCTTTATCATCATGAGTCGGCGACACGCGGCCTTGAAGACACGCCAGCCAAGAAAGAACGCTTCACGAACGAAGTGTTATATATGAAGGGGCGTTGGCCGAAGATTGAGCAGGACTATACCTACAACCCGAACCTGACCCTTGAGCATGAGGATTTTGGCTTGGCTTGGCCGCCGCGGGTGACGCCGTAG